A genomic stretch from Gopherus flavomarginatus isolate rGopFla2 chromosome 3, rGopFla2.mat.asm, whole genome shotgun sequence includes:
- the LOC127048231 gene encoding cilia- and flagella-associated protein 45-like isoform X1: MGEKARRVQLKSAFHIEKKQKLCLFITTLEINLKAQEQNYHSAFGSAVSALEGQAVVSLQSSKSMEQDLEDVEHGSTRESEGAVNSVEMETLNLRIKQLEKSEQKLQDILEDYTKSNSVLGDRAKELERSQKKLFETVDQLNAKLQQVENANLRVKGKLRNLQVELTDLVQRQEKAERKQKEKLWRLQGQLKTKEDEVKSQSAYFEHYKQKQKQKTAVLREQELSLRGHVSRLEKEVLDLNATTAFLFSELGEGTVQYLRCKLEAVFSGIQGSLHFDMNITKIKSLIEDVDHYMKSHLRTLQQNLKRLREKEEGNIREQADLLTKLQHSQSNEDFLTRKFEESCCRVYELKLSEIGLQEQVEELIEENSTLKDKLEAKLPKEAEKELLPAGMENGENKAVSGNWGEQLNLKKEAVLDPVRNKASQTPSFLQHTKQSHTTASRNSVLFQMHC; this comes from the exons ATGGGGGAAAAAGCAAGGAGAGTACAATTGAAAAGTGCATTTCACATAGAAAAGAAACAGAAACTCTGCTTGTTTATCACCACTTTGGAAATAAACCTAAAAGCACAAGAACAAAACTATCACTCAGCATTTGGTTCAGCAGTAAGTGCTCTGGAAGGACAGGCGGTGGTCTCATTGCAAAGCAgcaaaagtatggaacag GATTTAGAAGATGTAGAGCATGGAAGTACAAGGGAGTCTGAAGGGGCAGTAAACAGTGTTGAAATGGAGACCTTGAATCTCAGAATAAAACAGCTGGAAAAGTCAGAGCAAAAACTGCAAGACATTTTAGAGGACTACACAAAGTCAAATTCTGTACTAGGAGACAG AGCAAAGGAGCTGGAACGGTCACAGAAGAAACTTTTTGAAACAGTTGACCAATTGAATGCAAAGCTACAGCAGGTAGAAAATGCAAACCTACGTGTTAAAGGGAAGCTCCGAAACCTTCAGGTGGAACTGACAGATTTG GTTCAAAGACAAGAAAaggcagaaagaaaacaaaaagaaaagctaTGGCGACTTCAGGGCCAGTTGAAGACAAAAGAGGATGAAGTAAAGAGTCAGTCAGCATATTTTGAGCACTACAAACAAAAGCAGAAGCAGAAGACAGCAGTGTTGAGAGAACAGGAGTTGTCCCTTCGGGGTCATGTGTCCAGGCTGGAAAAGGAAGTCCTAGATCTCAATGCCACTACAGCTTTTCTGTTCTCTGAGCTAGGAGAGGGAACTGTACAATATCTCCGATGCAAACTGGAAGCAGTATTCAGTGGAATTCAGGGATCTTTGCACTTTGATATGAATATAACTAAAATAAAAAGTCTTATTGAAGATGTGGATCATTACATGAAAAGCCACCTACGGACACTGCAGCAAAATCTGAAGAGGTTACGGGAAAAAGAAGAAGGTAATATTAGAGAACAAGCAGACCTACTAACTAAACTTCAGCACTCCCAGAGCAACGAAGACTTCCTGACAAGGAAATTTGAGGAATCTTGCTGTCGTGTTTATGAGCTGAAATTGTCTGAGATTGGCCTTCAGGAGCAAGTGGAGGAACTTATAGAAGAAAACAGCACTTTAAAGGACAAACTGGAGGCAAAGTTACCAAAAGAAGCAGAAAAGGAGCTATTGCCTGCAGGAATGGAAAATGGAGAAAATAAAGCTGTAAGTGGTAACTGG GGTGAGCAGCTAAATCTGAAGAAGGAGGCAGTCTTGGATCCAGTCAGAAACAAAGCTAGTCAAACTCCATCTTTTCTACAACATACCAAACAGTCTCATACAACAGCAAGTAGGAATTCTGTTTTATTTCAGATGCACTGCTAG
- the LOC127048231 gene encoding myosin-9-like isoform X2: protein MGEKARRVQLKSAFHIEKKQKLCLFITTLEINLKAQEQNYHSAFGSAVSALEGQAVVSLQSSKSMEQDLEDVEHGSTRESEGAVNSVEMETLNLRIKQLEKSEQKLQDILEDYTKSNSVLGDRAKELERSQKKLFETVDQLNAKLQQVENANLRVKGKLRNLQVELTDLVQRQEKAERKQKEKLWRLQGQLKTKEDEVKSQSAYFEHYKQKQKQKTAVLREQELSLRGHVSRLEKEVLDLNATTAFLFSELGEGTVQYLRCKLEAVFSGIQGSLHFDMNITKIKSLIEDVDHYMKSHLRTLQQNLKRLREKEEGNIREQADLLTKLQHSQSNEDFLTRKFEESCCRVYELKLSEIGLQEQVEELIEENSTLKDKLEAKLPKEAEKELLPAGMENGENKAGEQLNLKKEAVLDPVRNKASQTPSFLQHTKQSHTTASRNSVLFQMHC, encoded by the exons ATGGGGGAAAAAGCAAGGAGAGTACAATTGAAAAGTGCATTTCACATAGAAAAGAAACAGAAACTCTGCTTGTTTATCACCACTTTGGAAATAAACCTAAAAGCACAAGAACAAAACTATCACTCAGCATTTGGTTCAGCAGTAAGTGCTCTGGAAGGACAGGCGGTGGTCTCATTGCAAAGCAgcaaaagtatggaacag GATTTAGAAGATGTAGAGCATGGAAGTACAAGGGAGTCTGAAGGGGCAGTAAACAGTGTTGAAATGGAGACCTTGAATCTCAGAATAAAACAGCTGGAAAAGTCAGAGCAAAAACTGCAAGACATTTTAGAGGACTACACAAAGTCAAATTCTGTACTAGGAGACAG AGCAAAGGAGCTGGAACGGTCACAGAAGAAACTTTTTGAAACAGTTGACCAATTGAATGCAAAGCTACAGCAGGTAGAAAATGCAAACCTACGTGTTAAAGGGAAGCTCCGAAACCTTCAGGTGGAACTGACAGATTTG GTTCAAAGACAAGAAAaggcagaaagaaaacaaaaagaaaagctaTGGCGACTTCAGGGCCAGTTGAAGACAAAAGAGGATGAAGTAAAGAGTCAGTCAGCATATTTTGAGCACTACAAACAAAAGCAGAAGCAGAAGACAGCAGTGTTGAGAGAACAGGAGTTGTCCCTTCGGGGTCATGTGTCCAGGCTGGAAAAGGAAGTCCTAGATCTCAATGCCACTACAGCTTTTCTGTTCTCTGAGCTAGGAGAGGGAACTGTACAATATCTCCGATGCAAACTGGAAGCAGTATTCAGTGGAATTCAGGGATCTTTGCACTTTGATATGAATATAACTAAAATAAAAAGTCTTATTGAAGATGTGGATCATTACATGAAAAGCCACCTACGGACACTGCAGCAAAATCTGAAGAGGTTACGGGAAAAAGAAGAAGGTAATATTAGAGAACAAGCAGACCTACTAACTAAACTTCAGCACTCCCAGAGCAACGAAGACTTCCTGACAAGGAAATTTGAGGAATCTTGCTGTCGTGTTTATGAGCTGAAATTGTCTGAGATTGGCCTTCAGGAGCAAGTGGAGGAACTTATAGAAGAAAACAGCACTTTAAAGGACAAACTGGAGGCAAAGTTACCAAAAGAAGCAGAAAAGGAGCTATTGCCTGCAGGAATGGAAAATGGAGAAAATAAAGCT GGTGAGCAGCTAAATCTGAAGAAGGAGGCAGTCTTGGATCCAGTCAGAAACAAAGCTAGTCAAACTCCATCTTTTCTACAACATACCAAACAGTCTCATACAACAGCAAGTAGGAATTCTGTTTTATTTCAGATGCACTGCTAG